Below is a window of Carettochelys insculpta isolate YL-2023 chromosome 4, ASM3395843v1, whole genome shotgun sequence DNA.
TGCATTCCAGGGACTGGTAGGGTGGTAACATACATGGTAATACAGCGGTACAGGTACAAAGTTCCCATTATAAAAAAGAACCTGCGTCCCACTATTGACCTGAAAACAAAGACAAAGACAGAGGGAGACTGAAGAAAGGCTTAGTAAGAATAAACTCCAAAATAGGATATATTTACTGGTCTCAAGAAGGTGGGATGAGGGCACAGTAGGTCTAGCATAGCTGTAGCCTCATTAAATGGCTAAGATCCCAAATTTAAAGTTATTGGGGTTTTTAAATTCGATCTAGCCAATATGAAAGACTTTCAATAGTACCACCATGGGAGATTTCAGAGACATACAATGTTTGATGTATGCACATCTTGCTGGGTTATGCCACATAAACTTAGCAAGGAAAGGTTCAAAAAGACAGACATGAGTGCACTCTAGTTTATTAAAAAATTGCTTTTTGTACAAGTTTAACTACTAGCGAGTAAATAAATTTAGGCTCATGTAATAGAACAAGGGTTCTGATAGGTGTTTTTATTTTGCTCAGTAATTATTTTGTAATTCCTTTTCATTTTCAATCCCACAAATATAAACTTTGCTTTCCTTTAAAACTTCTGTAGAGATTGTTTCTTTAGGAAAACATCTGGCCTGCTGTTCTCAGAGATGTGAATAACTCAAACATCCAGACTAAGGCTAGTGACCTGTCTAGTGCTGTgtcagaaattaaaacaaaaaagtttaaatCAGCTTTACTTCAGAGATACTAATGTCACTAATTCTGTGAAAGAGTACAATTTAGTCAAAACTGAAATTTTTTTTGGAATGGCATCATCACTTTAATGAAAAATTTAATCTGTAATGGCTAGAAATTCCATTGTGCATTTCAGAGACACAGAATACCTCAGAATAGCCAATCATTTGGTAGTTAAATTGCTCTGTGGGAATTTGAGACACCAAGGTTCAGGTCCCTTCTCTGAAAAAGGTCTTATTTTTTATTGTGCATCAGAATGAAGAAAAAATTTAGAAACTGAAACATATTTGATGAAACATAACTATGTTTTCAAACCAACTCTGCTCAGACTCATGGACGTAAAGTCTAGCTGCAAGATTCCTTCAACAGTCTGTTTAAACGTTCTTTTACCTGTACTCATTTTGGGAAATCACTGTAACTACCCATGGAGAAAAGTGCTACTCAACATAAATAAGGGTGAGAGAAGCAAGTTTGGTTACTAAGTAGAAACAGAGATAAATATAACTACTTACTTGTATCTGAGAAATAGCCACTGGATTATCCATAATCCAACTAGTATCATTCCATTTATTTCTGATACAGAAAAAGCCCATTTCACACGATCAATATAATCAAAAAACTTATCTGGCAATGGAGGACTGAGCTCCTTGGGAGGTACTCTCTCATGAACCACTGTGATCATGACAGTCGTTAGAATTAAATTAAAGAGAGCATACACAAAGGCAATGCCTGTTTTCCACCATTCCAAAGGAAATTTGTTCCTAGATTCAACAGGCATAGAAATCTGAATATAGTCCGGGTATTTCTTTGGGCCTTTTCGCAAGCCATTAGGTAAAACCTTTGGTTTGCTATTACCATTTTTGCTCTCTTCGCTGACAGATAAGGTAGGTCGAACATAACCATTTGAAGTGCCATTGTTTTGACCTTCCATGTGTTCTTCAAGCTTTGCAGTCTCAATGGTATCCATTGCTCCACGACTTTGAGCCAAATGAAGAAATTACCAGTTTCTGTATCCTTTTTAAGATTCCTTACTCCTCTAAGTCCACCTGTTGATTTTTGTTCTCAAATAAAAATCTTCAGAAGTTGTCCATTCTGCTTTTTATCTTCTGTTGTTCAGCAACAAGTCTCAGTTTTTCCTCAAAAACTGTTAccatataaaacaaaattatattGAGAATCCATACAGTTGGCAACAAGACAATGCACTAATGAAATACCACAACAGCAGCAGGAAATCTGCATTTTAAATATCAACATCATTTGCATCACATGGAAGTTGGGggaacaaagcaaacaaaatattaGATGGTATTAATAATGCTCCCTAGTTTAAACCACACAGATAGGTGTTAACTTTTAAATTAAAGTTGAATCCATTTTTGATCTCGACTCATTACAATTAATTTAGTGGGTGGTATCAATTTTGTCCAAACAATTTTGTTTTGGGTGGTCAACAGCAGAATTACGAGTCAAGATTTCCCACACATCCATCATATAAACACTCTGAACTGAATTTCATGCTGGCTTACATCCCACAGCAACCCTACTGAATTCAAAACACAACTGGAGCATGCACTGGGAATTAGTCCATTATGTCCACAAAATTGACCTGGAGGATGGGCCAGAAACTGAGAACAAAACATGCACTATTTGGGCTCGATTCTGCAAGGTACTGAGCATGCAGCAAAACAAAGCCAAGCATGGAGCAGTCTCATTTACAGTTCTATTTGACATTTAAAAACATATGTCTAGTTTGAGTTGCATAATTGGGGAGCAGCTCCATTGAGGCAACCTGGACCgtgtgggagaaggaggggaggTATATTCCATGCCTGTTCACGGTTTTCAGTTCTGGGGTCTATGCCCCACCTACCTCCTCCAAATACGCCCAAAACTTAAAATGGGAATTCAACCTGTGTTTTCCTATATGAAACAATATAGTGTAGTCACACCAACTTTTCAGCAGTAAATCTGCTATGGACACATTGAGAATTTCTCAGCAGATTAGGAGGTGGCAGGGAGTGTATGGAGGAAATACAAATTAAAGTCAATATTTACTCTTAGATTTATGCAAGCTTTTTGATAGGATGATTGTAACCTAGGCAAATGAAGCATTTTGGTACTATTGTTATGTTGTTTCAGGCTACATTTCTGTGAACAAAGACTTCAGTAAAAAACTCTTACCTTTTATATTTTcattacacatgcttttttcgaAGAACTTGCATGCAAAAGATAAAGGAATGCAACTCACATCTACAGAACAGAAGTGGTAGTCTACTTCCAAGACTGTAGCATTTTAAACAATGACTTGATTTCATTTGACTGATTTATAAATCCTGTGATGTTGTAATCTGATTTCATAGCAATGGTACACAAATTTGCATGTATTAGTTCAGACAAATAGCTCACTTGTCCAAAAATGTTCACCTTTCAATTAACATAATAATGATGTTCTCCCTTTATGGCCAGAAGCACAATACTGTCCTCACCTCATGTTCCTTTGTACTGAGATACTAGCCACAGCTGGATACGTAGCATACTTTTGTTATGTTGCCATATGGAAGCTAGTCTTTTCTTTTCCGCAGTTGTAGTACTATCACATACCACCTAGTTCTTTTATAGCACTTTACCTCAGTAGATCACATGTCAGAGCAATATGTCAGCAtttgatttaaagaaaaagataCTTAAAAATAACTTCAGTGTCATTATTGAGCTTTGGAAATAGGACTAAAGAATTTTCAAAACACCACCGCATTCAAGGACTGAAAAGTTTCCAATACCTCAATCAGCATTAAAGCCTCAGCCTGTGAGAAACCTGCCACTTTGGCTATCCTCTCGCCAAACTCACAACCATTTAATTACATTGTCACATCTTTGCTCCCCACCAAAAACCCACTCTGTCAGACTCTTTCCCTCCAATAAATCTATTTAACCAAATTAATTCTGGCCACCATTGCTACCCCAATTGAATGAATAAATAATGTCCCATGTCAAAACAACAGATGCTAGTTTCCACTACTTTACAGAGCTCCCCTGTAATTACTGCCCATGTTGCCCTTGTGTATGAACAGAAGGGCATAGGCAACACATGAGGGGGTGCGTAGGATGCCCAGCATTGTGCCTGCACTCACCACCAGAGTCATGCTGCTTCCAGTGAGAATGGGGGTCTCCACCAGAGTGGCTCAGCCTGAGAGCAGGAAGAGCTTGCTACATCTAGGCTGTTCTAGGGGAGCGGGATTGAGGGGAATGCCCTGAACCCACCGGAAGCcgtggatgggggtgggggtggtgcaggGGAAGGCAGCAAGTAGGTGAAGCAAGGGTTGGGACAGGGGCACATGACCAGTGCCCCCTTCAAATCCCTGCACTGGTCACCTCTGCAGAAGGGTTTCCATCTGGTTAGGTTTTCTGCTCCTTTTTGTTTCCTCTGAAAAGTAGCGCTCCCTCTAGCGGTTCATTCTCCCTTCCTAAGAAAAGACCACCTAATCCAAAATTTTCTAGTTCTCAGTGATTAATCAGTGAACTTTTAAGCTGCTGATTGAATGGACAAAAAACTGGGAATTTTCATTCCTTAGCCTTGGGCCTTATCTCTGAGTTAAATAAGTGTTTCCTCAGGGATATTGAGCATCCTTACTGACACTTGGGATTGTGTCCTTGATAACTTTCATGATACAATCTGGCAGTATTTGTGGTACCACCCAACATGATTTTGCACCCTTTCATTACAAACCTAAAACCTGGGACAGGTGCTTTATACAGTATGAGGACTAGTGTTTGTAGGTTAGCAAAATAAAACTGTGCTTTACCTGCTATGCCAACACAACTTCTATTTTCTTCCTGCCTCATTGACAGAATGGTGGTTAAAAATATTGTGAATCTCCACTCTGAATGTTATGAATATAGCCAATTCTGAGAACaagaaatcatttttttaaaatatgagtccgcctttccttctgaaaataggCTCACGGGGAATATCTAACTAGGGTTGTTCTCAACTTTCTACTTGCACAAAACCGAATAGTCTTGCCTTGCTCCTactcactccttcccctcccttctgtcACTTGCCCTTCCCACCCTCATTCACTCAGTGTCACTGGGCTGGCTCAGAGatctggggtgcagaagggggtgaaggctcagggctgaggcaggaaaGTGGGAGAGGATACAGGCTCTGGGATGAGTTGTGGGTTCCAGAGTGGAGCCATGTTTGGATAGGGCGCGCCTGGGGATGAGAGGCTGCTATGTTGGAGGATGTTCTGGGCTAAGGCCAAAGGCTTGGTGGAcaggagggggatcagggctgaagcagggggtGGGCATTAGGGGTTCAGTTCAGGGATATAGGTGCTGGGTGGCACTTATCTCAAGCGGCACATCCCTACTTCTACCTCCTGCATGGAgccatggctgtgctgccacaaATCGGCAGGCAGtaccccctcagccctgctgctcccagaaaATGGGAGATGCAAGCACTGGTAGTTGGGGTGAGACAATGAAATGCATAGGAGctactgcttctgggagccacataGAAGCAAGGCAGATAGGGTGCCTGCCTTAGTCCTGCTGTGCCACCAACTGGACTTTTTAAAGCTTGGTCAGCAGTGCTGACCAGATCCGTCAGGGTCCCCCGCTTTTGATAAGGTATTCTGATTGAAAACTGGATACATGGCAGCCTGCCATCTAACACAGCAATCCCATCACCCACCCATCCTTTTCTGGGACTGAAGTGGGCATGGGCTCCAAAACACACAGCAGACTGAGTTCCACGGAAATAAATGCAGTATACATCACAAAAATTCACTGTACTTTATGCTCCCATCTAGGCCTCTCACACTAACTGCAGAAAAATCTAGTAAGCTTGGAATGCTGCCATTGGCTGGCTTTTCCCCCCCCAACATTCCCCTGGCAGGATCTGAAAGCCACAGAGAAGAATTTAATGAGGACAACAGTAATTTCTGAggctttattttgaattttaagttCTGTTGCCCCAAGAGGAGGGCATGCCTCTCAGAGGAGCAGCTCATCTGACTTCTCTCAGCTATGCCTCCTACAGCAGACAAGAATGCATCTGCATAACAGCTACAAACAGGAGAGGATGAGCTATACAGCAGCATTATAAGAACATTCCACCTCTCACCCCAAGTCCTTCTCTGTGGGAGTTGGACTATTCTGCCCCTCTTTGTTTCATAATAACAAAGGCAAATCTATCGTCTTAAAGTTAGAAGGCAAATGAATGAACAATACAATGCTTCTAATTTAattcacattaaaataaaaagattaagAAAAATGGAGCAAGATCTAAAATTATGTCAGTATAATTAGTAGGTGAGGTTTAATCAGAAAGGGAACAAAATTACAATCTGTATTATTAGATTATTCTCCTAGTAGGTTTGAAGGCTGCTTACTTTTGCATAAATTTAACTTAATTGTAGCAATATTGGTAGGCTGGCAATGAAGTTTCCCTACACCTTCCATGATCAGACTCTCTATTAGGTTGCTTTTAACTTTGCAAAACTAATTATTTGGGCAAAAATTGCTCAGCACCTGCCTCAAGCGGTTCTGTTCCCCACCCTCCcatgctgttttttttaatttttgttgtttgtgttCATTTTTGTGGGGTCAGGAGAAGAGGAATTTTCCACCAAAACAAGTTAAGCCATTTCCCAGAAGGTGTCAAGGGCCAAAATCCATTTTCCATGTTAAAAAATCTGTGAAACTTTGTCTTTGACATACTTTAACTCCCATATGCTTTCAAGGAGGGACTTTAAGTTTGGAAGGAGGTGGACCACGAATGACCAAGCAATAATGTTTTAAAAGTCTAACATGTACAGTAGAGAGACCTTTTAAATGTTAACAACTGAAATCTCCAGATAAATTGCTCCTCAAGCAGCATACTCCAGCCTCTCACAACTTCTACATGTGACCAAATCATGcattggggggggggaaaaactgAGACATTTCTTGTAATTACAGCTTTCAGCTGCTCTGGGTCTGACTCTGGAACTGAGAACAGGAAGCCAGTCTCTTTTATGACTCTCCTGCTGGCACCCAGCCCACATGGATGAAGAAGCAGCAGACATCTGATTTGAATACAGAGGAGATAAATGCTAGATTTCCAGTGAGGAAATTGAGAGACTGGGAGTTGGTGAGGAGGGGAGATTGGTGAAACAAAgtcagtgaggaaaataggaggTAGGGGAGGAAGTAGTAAAGAAGGCCTGGAGTAGCACATTGAACAAcccaggagaaaagaaaaaaagtc
It encodes the following:
- the SGMS2 gene encoding phosphatidylcholine:ceramide cholinephosphotransferase 2; translation: MDTIETAKLEEHMEGQNNGTSNGYVRPTLSVSEESKNGNSKPKVLPNGLRKGPKKYPDYIQISMPVESRNKFPLEWWKTGIAFVYALFNLILTTVMITVVHERVPPKELSPPLPDKFFDYIDRVKWAFSVSEINGMILVGLWIIQWLFLRYKSIVGRRFFFIMGTLYLYRCITMYVTTLPVPGMHFQCAPKLNGDSQAKVQRILRLISGGGLSITGSHILCGDFLFSGHTVVLTLTYLFIKEYSPRHFWWYHLICWLMSATGIICILVAHEHYTVDVIVAYYITTRLFWWYHSMANEKNLKVSSQTNFLSRAWWYPIFYFFEKNVQGSVPCCFSWPISWPSSCFKSSCKKYSRVQKTGEDNEKST